One window of Papaver somniferum cultivar HN1 chromosome 9, ASM357369v1, whole genome shotgun sequence genomic DNA carries:
- the LOC113311994 gene encoding importin-4-like has translation MAILNPHHTWTPVFGFFEKNFKGQFPDYQAASLGALGMISDGCCDLMKHRLHNFLPTVIEALKSEEEMIKLSAWYALGEFAEHVHPDLEGYFSCILGAFIADASVEVKEVLYPVFTTICENMEGKLQPFLGSLMHKLTEDLKNADQLRELSLAAIAIIATAVRKDFEGHADSILKWMTNFMLVDKEDNLHTCANATEQIGIVALAVGRPFMNSWIDRIMKSAIKCFKKRRECTFGLFINVAKIMSSDFREYLPKVVDLAYASCEFLSPADEKAAAIKAIGLFALHIKDILNSLWRLSSYILVISI, from the exons ATGGCCATCTTGAACCCGCATCATACTTGGACTCcagtttttggtttttttgagAAGAACTTTAAAGGCCAATTCCCGGATTATCAGGCAGCATCTCTGGGAGCATTGGGAATGATTTCAGATGGCTGTTGCGATTTGATGAAACATCGCCTGCATAATTTTCTTCCTACTGTCATAGAGGCTTTAAAGAGTGAAGAAGAGATGATCAAACTTTCTGCATGGTATGCACTCGGCGAATTTGCAGAGCATGTGCATCCTGACCTCGAAGgttatttttcttgtatcttaggTGCCTTCATTGCTGATGCATCTGTGGAAGTGAAG GAGGTGTTATATCCTGTTTTCACAACGATCTGTGAGAACATGGAGGGTAAACTCCAACCTTTCCTCGGAAGTTTGATGCACAAGTTGACTGAGGACCTCAAAAATGCTGACCAGCTGCGAGAGCTGTCCTTG GCCGCTATTGCTATTATAGCAACTGCAGTAAGGAAAGATTTTGAAGGACATGCTGATAGTATTCTGAAGTGGATGACTAACTTCATGCTGGTTGACAAGGAAGACAATCTGCATACATGTGCAAATGCTACAGAACAAATTGGAATAGTTGCACTGGCAGTTGGAAGACCGTTCATGAATTCCTGGATTGACCGTATAATGAAAAGTGCAATTAAG TGTTTTAAAAAGCGCAGAGAGTGCACCTTTGGACTCTTCATCAATGTTGCTAAAATTATGAGCTCTGATTTTCGagag TACCTGCCAAAGGTTGTAGATCTAGCATATGCTTCGTGTGAATTTCTGTCACCTGCTGATGAAAAGGCAGCAGCAATTAAGGCCATTGGCTTATTCGCCTTACATATAAAAG ATATTTTGAACAGTCTCTGGAGATTGTCAAGCTATATTCTAGTCATTTCGATATAG